A genomic region of Nostoc sp. UHCC 0702 contains the following coding sequences:
- the lpxD gene encoding UDP-3-O-(3-hydroxymyristoyl)glucosamine N-acyltransferase has protein sequence MKFSEIVSNFDNFATENSLTANQDQDPEIIGVAAIDEATSGTITYVEGEKFASGVGKTNASALILPQDKILQLQAQERGIAWVATPDPKLLFAKAIRLFYQPYRPTPEIHPTAVIHPTAKIGSDVYIGPHVVIQEKAEIGDGAIIHPNVVIYPEVKIGDRTTLHANCTIHERSQIGAYCMIHSGTVIGAEGFGFVPTRTGWFKVEQSGYTVIEDGVEIGCNSAVDRPAVGETRIGRNTIIDNLVQIGHGSQIGAGCAIAGQVGMAGGVKVGNRVILAGQTGIANQVKIGDGAIASAQTGIHNDVAPGEIVSGTPAVPHKIYLKASAIYKRLPEIYQSLKQLQRQLGQK, from the coding sequence ATGAAATTCAGTGAAATAGTTAGTAACTTTGATAACTTTGCCACAGAGAATAGTCTCACAGCTAACCAAGACCAAGACCCAGAAATTATAGGGGTGGCTGCCATTGATGAAGCTACAAGTGGAACTATTACTTACGTAGAAGGCGAAAAATTTGCATCTGGTGTGGGCAAAACAAATGCTAGTGCCTTAATTTTGCCCCAAGACAAAATATTACAGCTACAAGCACAAGAACGCGGTATTGCTTGGGTAGCTACACCAGATCCGAAACTATTATTCGCCAAAGCTATCCGCCTGTTTTACCAACCATACCGTCCCACTCCAGAAATTCATCCCACTGCTGTGATTCACCCTACGGCAAAAATTGGTAGTGATGTTTACATTGGCCCCCATGTGGTGATTCAGGAAAAAGCGGAAATAGGCGATGGTGCAATTATTCATCCCAACGTAGTTATTTATCCAGAGGTGAAAATAGGCGATCGCACTACCTTACATGCCAACTGTACCATTCACGAACGTAGCCAAATCGGTGCATACTGTATGATTCATAGTGGTACCGTTATCGGTGCAGAAGGGTTTGGGTTTGTGCCTACCCGTACAGGTTGGTTCAAAGTCGAACAATCTGGTTATACCGTGATCGAAGATGGCGTAGAAATTGGCTGCAACAGTGCCGTTGACCGCCCAGCTGTTGGTGAAACACGTATAGGGCGCAACACAATAATTGACAACTTAGTACAAATAGGTCACGGTAGCCAAATAGGTGCGGGTTGTGCTATTGCAGGTCAGGTTGGCATGGCAGGAGGGGTAAAAGTGGGTAATCGCGTCATCTTAGCGGGACAGACAGGAATAGCCAATCAAGTCAAAATTGGCGATGGGGCGATTGCATCTGCTCAAACTGGAATTCATAACGATGTTGCACCAGGAGAAATTGTCTCCGGAACGCCAGCAGTACCCCACAAAATATATCTCAAGGCATCTGCTATTTATAAGCGCCTGCCAGAAATATATCAATCCCTCAAGCAATTGCAACGTCAACTAGGGCAGAAGTGA
- a CDS encoding CoB--CoM heterodisulfide reductase iron-sulfur subunit B family protein: protein MISHALKYAYFPGCVAQGACRELYQSTQALTQALGIQLIELKKAACCGSGTFKEDSQLLEDTVNARNIALAEELNLPLLTHCSTCQGVIGHVNERLKECQTSSPSYVEQVNGLLSKEGCSPYRGSTEVKHLLYALVTDYGLEEITKRVTRQLAGLKCAAFYGCYLLRAQKSMPYDDPFQPEAMENVFRAVGATPVYYRGRTQCCGWPLASYATTQSFKMAGMHIQEALAAGADCLVTPCPLCHLNLDSRQPEVEKVIGQQLGLPVLHLPQLIALALGVSPKELGLERHIVSTKPVLEKLGIGNW from the coding sequence ATGATATCTCACGCACTAAAATACGCTTACTTTCCTGGCTGTGTTGCTCAAGGTGCTTGCCGGGAACTTTACCAGTCAACTCAAGCCCTCACCCAAGCATTAGGCATTCAACTCATTGAACTGAAAAAAGCTGCTTGCTGTGGTTCTGGTACTTTTAAAGAAGATTCCCAATTGTTGGAAGATACTGTCAATGCCAGAAATATTGCTTTAGCAGAAGAATTAAATTTACCCCTACTTACCCATTGCAGCACTTGTCAGGGTGTAATCGGTCATGTCAACGAACGCCTCAAAGAATGTCAGACAAGTAGTCCTAGTTACGTTGAGCAGGTAAATGGCTTGCTTTCCAAAGAAGGTTGTTCCCCTTATCGTGGCAGTACCGAAGTTAAACATCTCCTCTATGCCCTAGTCACAGATTATGGTTTAGAAGAAATTACCAAACGTGTGACGCGTCAGTTAGCTGGATTAAAATGTGCAGCTTTTTATGGCTGCTATCTTCTGCGCGCTCAAAAGTCCATGCCCTACGATGACCCTTTCCAGCCAGAAGCGATGGAAAATGTGTTTCGTGCAGTGGGTGCAACACCAGTTTATTACCGTGGTCGTACCCAATGCTGCGGTTGGCCCCTTGCTAGCTACGCCACGACCCAATCTTTCAAGATGGCGGGGATGCATATTCAAGAAGCCTTGGCAGCAGGTGCTGATTGTTTAGTTACGCCCTGTCCTTTGTGCCATCTGAATTTAGATTCTCGCCAGCCAGAAGTGGAAAAAGTCATCGGACAACAGCTAGGTTTGCCAGTGCTGCACCTACCGCAGCTAATTGCTTTGGCACTAGGAGTTAGCCCCAAAGAACTGGGTTTAGAACGCCACATAGTTTCCACAAAGCCAGTGTTAGAAAAGTTGGGAATTGGGAATTGGTAA
- the acpP gene encoding acyl carrier protein, whose protein sequence is MSQTEIFQKVKKIVADQLSVEAETITPQSNFANDLGADSLDTVELVMALEEEFDIEIPDESAEKITTVQEAVDFINDKVATSA, encoded by the coding sequence ATGAGTCAAACGGAAATTTTTCAAAAGGTCAAGAAGATTGTCGCAGATCAACTAAGTGTTGAGGCTGAAACCATCACACCACAGTCTAATTTTGCCAACGATTTAGGAGCAGATTCTCTAGATACTGTTGAACTAGTAATGGCATTGGAAGAAGAATTTGATATCGAAATTCCTGATGAATCCGCTGAAAAAATTACAACGGTTCAAGAAGCAGTGGATTTCATCAATGACAAAGTTGCCACATCAGCTTAA
- the fabF gene encoding beta-ketoacyl-ACP synthase II, whose protein sequence is MTDYIRKRVVVTGVGAITPIGNTSAEYWEGLLSGRNGIDYITLFDASSHDCRIAGEVKNFDPHVYMERKEAKRMDRFSQFGVAAAKQALSDANLVINELNAEQIGVMIGSGIGGLKVLEDQQTIYLNRGPDRCSPFMIPMMIANMAAGLTAIHLGAKGPNSCTVTACAAGSNAVGDAFRLIQGGYAQAMICGGTEAAITPLGVAGFAACKALSFRNDDPAHACRPFDRDRDGFVMGEGAGILVLEELQHALSRGARIYAELVGYGMTCDAYHITSPVPGGQGAARAIQLALKDAELTPEQVSYINAHGTSTPANDSTETAAMKKALGEQAYKIAVSSTKSMTGHLLGGSGGIEAVATVLAIANDKIPPTINLENPDPECDLDYVAHSSRAQKVEVALSNSFGFGGHNVTLAFKKYP, encoded by the coding sequence ATGACAGATTATATACGTAAACGCGTTGTTGTAACGGGTGTGGGCGCGATTACACCTATAGGCAACACATCAGCGGAATATTGGGAAGGATTGTTGAGTGGACGCAATGGCATTGATTACATCACCTTGTTTGATGCGTCAAGCCATGATTGCCGCATTGCTGGTGAGGTGAAAAACTTCGATCCACATGTTTATATGGAGCGCAAAGAAGCCAAGCGCATGGATCGATTTTCTCAATTTGGGGTTGCGGCTGCAAAACAGGCCCTGTCGGATGCGAATTTAGTCATCAATGAACTGAACGCAGAACAAATTGGGGTGATGATTGGTTCTGGTATTGGCGGTTTAAAGGTTTTGGAAGACCAACAAACAATCTACCTCAACCGTGGCCCCGATCGCTGTAGCCCATTCATGATTCCCATGATGATCGCCAATATGGCGGCTGGATTAACGGCAATTCACCTCGGTGCTAAAGGGCCAAATTCCTGTACCGTCACAGCTTGTGCGGCTGGTTCCAACGCCGTAGGGGACGCTTTTCGCCTGATTCAAGGCGGCTATGCCCAAGCGATGATTTGTGGAGGAACAGAGGCAGCAATTACACCCTTGGGTGTGGCTGGTTTTGCTGCTTGTAAAGCACTTTCTTTTCGCAATGACGACCCGGCTCATGCTTGCCGTCCCTTTGACCGCGATCGCGATGGATTTGTCATGGGTGAAGGGGCGGGAATTTTGGTTTTAGAAGAATTGCAACATGCCCTGAGTCGTGGCGCTCGTATTTATGCGGAACTCGTCGGCTATGGTATGACCTGTGACGCTTATCATATCACTTCCCCAGTACCAGGTGGCCAAGGAGCCGCCAGAGCCATACAATTGGCACTCAAAGACGCAGAACTAACCCCCGAACAAGTCAGCTACATCAATGCTCACGGCACTAGTACCCCAGCTAATGATTCGACTGAAACCGCAGCGATGAAAAAAGCTTTGGGCGAACAAGCTTATAAAATAGCTGTTAGTTCCACCAAATCGATGACAGGTCATCTTTTAGGTGGTTCTGGAGGTATTGAAGCAGTGGCCACAGTACTAGCGATCGCTAATGACAAAATTCCACCAACAATTAATTTAGAAAATCCCGATCCAGAGTGTGACCTCGATTACGTTGCTCACTCTAGCCGCGCTCAAAAAGTCGAAGTGGCATTATCCAACTCCTTTGGTTTTGGTGGTCATAATGTCACACTAGCCTTTAAGAAGTATCCTTAA
- the tkt gene encoding transketolase: MAVATQSLEELSINSIRFLAIDAVEKAKSGHPGLPMGAAPMAFVLWDRFLRFNPKNPKWFNRDRFVLSAGHGSMLQYALLYLYGYDSVTIEDIKLFRQWESKTPGHPENFMTAGVEVTTGPLGQGIANGVGLAIAEAHLAAKYNKPDAQLVDHYTYVILGDGCNMEGISGEAASFAGHLGLGKLIALYDDNHISIDGSTDVAFTEDVAKRFEAYGWHVQHVEDGNTDLEAIGKAIEAAKAVTDKPSFIKVTTTIGYGSPNKANTAGVHGAALGTDEVALTRQNLGWEYEPFVVPQDVLNHTGKAVERGAGYEADWNKTYADYKAKYPQEAAEFERYISGKLPDGWDKVLPTYTPEDKALPTRKHSETNLNKLAAVLPELIGGSADLTHSNLTELKGKGDFQKGQYQNPNIHFGVREHGMGAICNGIALHSSGLIPYGATFLIFTDYMRAAIRLSALSQAGVIWVMTHDSIGQGEDGPTHQPIETLASLRAIPNLTVIRPADGNESSGAYKVAIERAKGNAPTLLAFSRQNVPNLAGTSIEGVTKGGYTVVDSDGTPELIIIGTGSELSLAVTAAEKLTAEGKKVRVVSLPAWDLFEAQDAAYKESVLPKAVTKRLAVEAASSFGWHKYVGTEGDVVSIDRFGASAPGGVCLEKFGFSVDNVLAKAKKLLG, translated from the coding sequence ATGGCTGTTGCAACCCAATCCCTCGAAGAACTTTCCATTAACTCGATCCGCTTCTTGGCCATTGACGCCGTAGAAAAGGCAAAATCGGGACACCCAGGGCTGCCGATGGGCGCGGCTCCCATGGCTTTTGTACTATGGGATCGCTTTTTACGGTTTAATCCCAAAAATCCCAAGTGGTTTAACCGCGATCGCTTTGTCCTGTCTGCCGGACATGGTTCGATGTTGCAGTATGCCCTGCTCTACCTGTATGGTTACGACAGCGTAACCATTGAGGACATTAAGCTATTCCGTCAGTGGGAATCTAAAACCCCCGGACACCCCGAAAACTTCATGACCGCCGGCGTGGAAGTCACCACTGGGCCATTGGGACAAGGAATTGCCAATGGAGTCGGTTTGGCGATCGCTGAAGCACACCTTGCCGCTAAATACAACAAACCCGATGCTCAGCTAGTTGACCACTACACCTACGTAATTTTAGGTGATGGTTGCAACATGGAAGGAATTTCTGGTGAAGCTGCTTCTTTTGCAGGGCACTTGGGATTAGGCAAACTCATCGCTCTGTACGATGATAACCACATCTCCATCGACGGTTCTACAGATGTAGCATTCACCGAAGATGTTGCCAAGCGCTTTGAAGCATACGGTTGGCACGTTCAACACGTCGAGGACGGCAACACCGACCTAGAAGCAATTGGCAAAGCCATTGAAGCAGCTAAAGCTGTCACCGATAAGCCTTCTTTCATCAAGGTGACAACCACTATCGGTTATGGTTCACCCAACAAAGCAAACACCGCTGGGGTTCACGGTGCAGCTTTGGGAACAGATGAAGTAGCGTTGACTCGCCAAAATTTGGGTTGGGAATACGAACCTTTCGTAGTACCACAAGATGTTCTCAACCACACCGGAAAAGCAGTAGAACGCGGTGCAGGTTACGAAGCTGACTGGAACAAAACCTACGCTGACTACAAAGCTAAGTATCCCCAAGAAGCAGCGGAATTTGAACGCTACATTAGCGGCAAACTACCTGATGGTTGGGATAAAGTGCTGCCGACCTACACCCCCGAAGACAAAGCATTACCCACCCGCAAGCACTCAGAAACTAACCTGAACAAATTGGCGGCAGTTTTACCTGAGTTAATTGGTGGTTCGGCTGACTTAACCCACTCCAACTTGACCGAACTCAAGGGTAAGGGCGACTTCCAAAAAGGACAATACCAAAATCCCAACATTCACTTTGGTGTGCGGGAACATGGTATGGGCGCAATTTGTAATGGTATCGCGCTGCATAGTTCGGGATTAATTCCCTACGGTGCTACCTTCTTGATCTTCACAGATTACATGCGGGCTGCCATCCGCTTATCTGCGCTGTCTCAAGCTGGGGTGATTTGGGTAATGACCCATGACTCCATTGGCCAAGGTGAAGACGGCCCAACCCACCAACCCATAGAAACACTGGCTTCCCTACGTGCCATTCCTAACCTAACGGTGATTCGCCCCGCAGACGGTAATGAAAGTTCTGGTGCTTACAAAGTAGCCATTGAAAGAGCAAAAGGAAACGCTCCTACTTTGTTGGCATTCAGCCGTCAAAATGTCCCCAACTTGGCAGGTACTTCCATTGAAGGTGTGACCAAGGGTGGTTACACAGTGGTGGATTCCGATGGTACACCAGAGCTGATCATCATTGGCACTGGCTCAGAATTGAGCCTCGCCGTCACCGCAGCCGAGAAACTCACAGCTGAAGGTAAGAAAGTCCGTGTTGTTTCCCTACCTGCGTGGGATTTATTTGAAGCACAGGATGCAGCTTATAAAGAGTCTGTATTGCCGAAAGCTGTTACCAAACGCTTGGCTGTAGAAGCTGCTTCTAGTTTCGGCTGGCACAAGTATGTAGGTACTGAAGGCGACGTTGTTAGTATTGATCGCTTTGGTGCTTCCGCGCCAGGTGGTGTTTGTTTGGAGAAGTTTGGCTTTAGCGTTGACAATGTGTTAGCTAAGGCTAAGAAATTGTTGGGTTAA
- a CDS encoding type II toxin-antitoxin system VapC family toxin translates to MTYLLDTNIVSYILKRNANIDNKFREARRLQKDIFISCITYYEVKRGLLAINATRQIADFSLFCHRYQILFLDDIAIIEKACEIHADLKIKGTPIQEPDILIAATAITRGLILVSNDSDLQRVQGLNLENWIRIES, encoded by the coding sequence GTGACTTATCTACTAGATACAAATATTGTTAGTTATATTCTGAAAAGAAACGCAAATATAGACAATAAATTCCGAGAAGCACGTCGTCTTCAGAAAGACATATTTATTAGTTGTATTACTTACTATGAGGTCAAACGGGGACTTTTAGCTATCAATGCTACAAGGCAGATAGCAGATTTTAGTCTGTTCTGTCATAGATATCAAATTCTGTTTTTGGATGATATTGCAATTATTGAAAAAGCTTGCGAAATCCATGCGGATTTAAAAATAAAAGGTACGCCTATACAAGAACCAGATATTTTGATTGCAGCTACAGCAATTACGCGTGGTTTAATTTTGGTTTCCAACGATTCTGATTTGCAGAGAGTACAGGGGTTGAATTTAGAAAATTGGATAAGAATAGAATCTTGA